One window of the Ruficoccus amylovorans genome contains the following:
- a CDS encoding NAD(P)H-quinone oxidoreductase — translation MKVIKVNKDESLSWVEVADPVCEPGGVIIEIHASAVNRADLLQRAGKYPPPSGWPQWPGLEVAGVILEVGQDVDGSRWKVGDKVCALLGGGGYAEKVAVPAELLMPVPEGLSMAEAASLPEIFATAWLNLVNEAHLQAGETMFVHAGASGVGIAALQIAKSIGARTVTSVGGQTKVELMRELGVDRIVNHHEESVESVFDECLASDHPINVVLDCVGGKTLGENLSKLALEGRWVLIATLGGVTTELALRAVLTRRLRLIGSTLRSRSLEQKEGILSELVEQLWPQFESGQIKPVVHAVLPIEQADAAHQILKNRENRGKVVLTIRDGAD, via the coding sequence ATGAAGGTAATCAAGGTAAACAAAGACGAGTCGCTGTCGTGGGTCGAGGTCGCAGACCCGGTTTGTGAGCCCGGCGGAGTCATTATTGAAATCCACGCTTCCGCCGTAAACCGGGCGGACCTCTTGCAACGCGCGGGCAAGTATCCGCCACCTTCGGGCTGGCCGCAATGGCCGGGGCTGGAAGTCGCGGGCGTGATTCTGGAGGTGGGGCAGGATGTTGATGGCTCCCGCTGGAAAGTCGGCGACAAGGTTTGCGCTTTACTCGGAGGAGGCGGCTATGCCGAAAAGGTTGCCGTGCCTGCGGAGCTGTTGATGCCGGTGCCGGAAGGCTTGTCGATGGCCGAGGCGGCATCGCTGCCGGAAATCTTTGCCACGGCCTGGCTGAACCTGGTCAACGAAGCACATCTGCAGGCCGGGGAAACGATGTTCGTCCATGCCGGTGCCAGCGGGGTGGGGATCGCGGCCTTGCAGATTGCCAAGTCCATCGGCGCGCGCACGGTGACCTCGGTGGGCGGCCAGACCAAGGTCGAGCTGATGCGGGAGCTCGGGGTAGACCGCATCGTAAACCACCACGAGGAATCTGTGGAATCCGTTTTTGATGAGTGCTTAGCCAGCGATCACCCCATCAATGTCGTGCTGGATTGCGTGGGGGGTAAAACTCTGGGCGAAAACCTCTCCAAGCTCGCGCTCGAAGGGCGATGGGTGCTGATTGCTACGCTGGGCGGCGTGACGACAGAGCTGGCCCTGCGGGCCGTGCTCACGCGTCGCCTGCGGCTGATCGGCAGCACGCTGCGTTCGCGCTCGCTGGAGCAAAAGGAGGGCATTCTGAGCGAATTGGTCGAGCAACTGTGGCCGCAGTTCGAGAGTGGCCAGATCAAGCCGGTGGTGCACGCCGTGCTGCCGATTGAGCAGGCCGATGCCGCCCACCAGATTCTCAAGAACCGCGAAAACCGGGGTAAGGTTGTATTGACGATTCGTGACGGGGCGGACTGA
- a CDS encoding LacI family DNA-binding transcriptional regulator — MAKLQDIAKLADVSAATVSRVFNHHPNISLEVRKRVFAVAREHGYRPRLSLKQKNVVVITPYDPVYPVHSCVEMIMMALVQEMSHRGFRLEILPENNRDRLDGIQFCAAVAIGAESSLFHDWSERYAIPLVIMDRDGDTSSEVFYVRSDETQGMRLAIEHLHEHGCRKVGSIVHGSPGTGNTDLRHDGVKKALAACGLPADETLTTFSGPGTDKYVELIGKLLKQNIDALFCPGGNAGVVSFYAFSLYNRQVPADISLIASEQTLFSQYAVPPLTTITPDYQAMAAATADVIEARIESREMPAKTVLPYSLLARESVKQRH, encoded by the coding sequence ATGGCCAAGCTTCAAGACATTGCTAAACTCGCCGACGTATCGGCGGCCACCGTCTCACGCGTGTTTAATCACCACCCGAACATCAGCCTGGAAGTCCGCAAGCGTGTCTTTGCGGTAGCCCGCGAACATGGCTACCGACCCCGCCTTTCACTCAAGCAAAAGAATGTGGTCGTCATCACGCCCTACGACCCGGTTTATCCGGTCCACAGTTGCGTCGAGATGATCATGATGGCGCTCGTGCAGGAGATGTCGCACCGGGGCTTCCGTTTGGAAATCCTGCCCGAGAATAACCGCGACCGCCTCGACGGCATCCAGTTCTGTGCGGCGGTGGCCATCGGCGCCGAGTCCTCCCTCTTCCACGACTGGTCAGAGCGCTACGCCATACCGCTGGTCATCATGGACCGCGACGGCGACACCTCCTCCGAAGTCTTTTATGTCCGCTCCGATGAAACACAGGGCATGCGTCTGGCCATTGAGCACCTCCACGAGCACGGTTGCCGCAAAGTTGGGAGCATCGTCCACGGCTCACCCGGCACGGGCAACACCGACCTGCGCCACGACGGAGTCAAGAAGGCGCTCGCCGCCTGCGGCCTTCCCGCTGACGAGACACTCACCACCTTTTCCGGCCCCGGCACCGACAAATACGTCGAACTGATCGGCAAACTCCTGAAGCAAAACATTGACGCGCTCTTCTGCCCTGGTGGCAATGCAGGCGTAGTCTCGTTTTACGCCTTCTCTCTCTACAACCGCCAGGTGCCCGCAGACATTTCGCTCATCGCCTCTGAGCAAACGCTTTTCTCTCAGTACGCCGTCCCCCCGTTGACCACGATCACCCCCGACTATCAGGCTATGGCTGCTGCCACTGCCGACGTCATTGAGGCGCGTATTGAAAGCCGTGAGATGCCCGCGAAAACCGTCTTGCCTTACTCTCTGCTCGCTCGCGAAAGTGTCAAGCAACGGCATTAG
- a CDS encoding alpha/beta hydrolase-fold protein, whose protein sequence is MAFIQCSFYSEAIGLSHSMNVILPQRTQTQVGIKGVVGEGNFPTLYLLHGLTDDHSIWSRRTSIERYVAEMGLAVVMPSVHRSFYTDMDNGSQYWAFISEELPAIARFFFPLSDQREDNYVAGLSMGGYGALKLAFNRPECFCAAASLSGVVELDDWLDFKKSHPDRPTLEFEKLFGPKGSPLRQFGDLSAASWRLVESGQPRPALYQICGQKDFLYAQNLRFRDHLRQIGYEARYEDDPGYGHTWDYWDLTIQRVLKWIKDMRLESSDNM, encoded by the coding sequence ATGGCTTTTATTCAATGCAGTTTTTATTCGGAAGCTATTGGGCTTTCGCACTCGATGAATGTGATCCTGCCTCAGCGGACGCAGACGCAGGTTGGCATTAAAGGCGTCGTGGGCGAGGGGAATTTTCCGACCCTGTACCTGCTGCATGGCTTGACCGATGACCACAGCATCTGGTCGCGTCGCACGAGCATCGAGCGCTACGTGGCCGAGATGGGGCTGGCGGTGGTGATGCCGAGTGTGCACCGCAGTTTTTATACGGACATGGACAATGGCAGCCAGTACTGGGCATTTATCAGCGAGGAGCTGCCCGCCATTGCAAGGTTTTTTTTTCCGCTCAGCGATCAGCGTGAGGACAACTATGTGGCCGGGCTGTCGATGGGAGGGTACGGCGCGCTCAAGCTGGCCTTTAACCGTCCGGAGTGTTTCTGCGCGGCCGCCTCTCTGAGCGGGGTGGTGGAGCTGGACGATTGGCTGGACTTTAAGAAGAGCCACCCGGATCGGCCGACGCTGGAATTTGAAAAGCTGTTTGGTCCCAAGGGCTCACCCTTGCGCCAGTTTGGTGATCTCAGTGCCGCGAGCTGGCGCCTGGTTGAGTCTGGCCAGCCTCGGCCCGCGCTTTACCAGATATGTGGGCAGAAAGATTTCCTTTACGCCCAGAACCTGCGCTTCCGCGACCACCTGCGCCAGATTGGCTACGAAGCTCGCTACGAAGATGACCCCGGCTACGGGCACACCTGGGACTACTGGGATCTGACGATTCAGCGTGTGCTGAAATGGATCAAGGACATGCGACTGGAATCCTCTGATAATATGTAA
- a CDS encoding N-acyl homoserine lactonase family protein — MKLNLLQCGSIRVQRHLIQGGIGGPPEVPVPFFLIEHNGSRILFDVGYGRSAINAPATGTYVPLMSQEDYVVDQLVRLGLGVDDITHIVISHLHGDHFEGLEAFRDVPCYLQKTELDHVGNTWLSQRYPVDWQWLKGDHDLLGDGRIQILHTPGHSVGHQSVLLTLDSRVSVFLAADAACYEAAFEQRSLPANIFDRAAGLETFEKIDALRQAGAQIIYGHDPTQWRKLLQEERHACME, encoded by the coding sequence ATGAAACTCAACCTGCTTCAATGTGGCTCGATCCGCGTCCAGCGACACCTTATTCAAGGTGGTATTGGTGGGCCGCCCGAGGTCCCGGTTCCGTTTTTTCTGATTGAGCACAATGGAAGTCGCATCCTGTTCGATGTCGGCTACGGCCGCTCTGCCATCAATGCCCCGGCGACGGGTACGTATGTCCCGCTCATGAGTCAAGAGGACTACGTTGTTGATCAGTTGGTGCGCTTGGGGCTTGGGGTGGATGACATTACCCATATAGTCATTTCGCATCTGCACGGCGACCACTTCGAGGGCCTGGAGGCGTTTAGGGATGTGCCATGTTATCTGCAAAAGACCGAACTGGATCACGTCGGAAATACGTGGTTGTCGCAGCGTTATCCGGTCGATTGGCAATGGCTTAAGGGCGATCATGACCTGTTGGGTGACGGGCGTATCCAGATTTTACATACACCCGGGCACAGCGTTGGGCACCAATCTGTTTTGTTGACACTGGACTCGAGAGTATCTGTGTTTCTGGCCGCCGACGCGGCCTGTTATGAGGCTGCATTTGAGCAGAGGTCGCTCCCGGCAAATATCTTTGACCGGGCCGCAGGGTTGGAGACTTTTGAGAAGATTGACGCACTCCGCCAAGCGGGTGCACAAATTATTTATGGTCACGATCCCACGCAATGGAGAAAATTACTCCAAGAGGAAAGGCATGCCTGTATGGAATAA